In Microcella indica, the genomic window CACGCGTGCTCGCGCTTGGTGAGAATCATGGGCACACTGTTGGTGAGAATCATGGGCACACTGTACTCACCGATCGTGCGCAGTCCCTTGACGTTCTATACCCCAGGGGGGTATCGTCGGCCGCGTGATCGACGACATCAAGAAGCGAGCCCTGCACCGTTCGCGCATCCTGCAGGGCCAATTGCGCGGCATCGAGAAGATGATCGAGAACGAGGACTACTGCGTCGACATCATCACGCAGTCCCTCGCCGTGCAGAAGAGCCTGCGCAGCCTCAACAAGCTGCTCGTCGAGAACCACTTGCGCACGCACGTGACCGACATGTTCGACGTGGGCGGCGACGAGCGCGAGAAGGCGATGGCCGAGCTGCTCGCCGTCTTCGAGCTCAAGAACAACAGGGGGGAGTGACCATGGCGCACGATCACGCACACCACGACCACGCAGGCCACGACGCCGCGGAGCAGGACGGCGCAGTCGCGACGAGGGAGGCACCGCACGGGCACGGCGCCCACGGCGACCACACCGGTCACGACCCTGCGCAGTTCCGGCGCAAGTTCTGGCTGAGCCTCGCGCTCACCGTCCCGATCCTCGTCTTCTCGCCCGGCCTGCAGAGTCTCCTCGGCCTCGACGGGCCGCGGTTCCCCGGCAGCGAGTTCATCTCCGCGGGGCTCGGTGCATTCCTCTTCTTCTACGGCGGCTGGGTCTTCCTCCGCGGCGCCTGGGTCGAGC contains:
- a CDS encoding metal-sensitive transcriptional regulator translates to MIDDIKKRALHRSRILQGQLRGIEKMIENEDYCVDIITQSLAVQKSLRSLNKLLVENHLRTHVTDMFDVGGDEREKAMAELLAVFELKNNRGE